In Candidatus Bathyarchaeota archaeon, one DNA window encodes the following:
- a CDS encoding M3 family oligoendopeptidase: MRWDLSQLVVSTDPVSVRSTLEVMVAESAKFRDKYYGIISDLDAAGLLELLELSDSMTLKYRAIALYCSLLYSANALDDTAKQLNDASKTSITKMSQTLAFIDIEMGNLIASNPALIEDPSLAEYKHYLKRTLRTVPHMLSDKEEQLILAKDKNGVDAWQQLQNDWLSTRTYKIEVEGEKKTMPYGEIIGLFQNPDRDLRMRANKIVYEELGRDEIIWASAIRSVCTDHLQISDLRSYPTAMTQSLIANDVDKETIDSLMDAIVKNTELYRRYLKLKAKLMGLDKLANWDIVAPLPNIPEMVYTWEESREEVVSAYSNFDKQLGGWANEMFERNHIDGEVRKGKSSGAFCATWLAGKSAYLLQSFNGTMMNVSTLAHELGHAIHAYLGSRAQKPSNYNIGSCIAECGSNFGELLLFDRLLSKADSKEEKQAFLAALLDSFGMSVFQVSARVFFEQSMYNAIMEGGFLDGETVASLWTTARDKIYGDSVDWLEVMKWEWTMKVHYYMPNYRFYNYPYVFAKLFVFALYRLYKEQGEAFVPKLKSLLAAGSSKSPWQLGKELGFNIRKGEFWMKGMRQVEEFINMLEETV, from the coding sequence ATGAGATGGGACCTATCGCAGCTCGTTGTGAGCACAGACCCAGTTTCCGTCAGGAGCACGCTAGAGGTCATGGTGGCTGAATCCGCGAAGTTCCGAGATAAGTACTACGGTATTATCAGCGATTTGGATGCTGCTGGTCTCTTGGAGCTCCTGGAGCTGAGCGACTCCATGACCCTCAAGTATAGAGCCATTGCACTCTACTGCAGCCTGCTCTACTCAGCTAACGCCCTCGATGACACCGCCAAGCAACTCAACGACGCCTCCAAAACCTCCATTACAAAGATGAGCCAGACCCTAGCCTTTATCGACATCGAGATGGGAAATCTCATCGCCAGTAATCCTGCCCTCATCGAGGACCCCTCCCTCGCGGAGTACAAGCATTACCTGAAGAGGACCCTGAGGACCGTGCCCCACATGCTCTCAGATAAAGAGGAACAGCTGATCCTCGCCAAGGACAAGAACGGCGTCGACGCTTGGCAGCAGCTTCAGAACGACTGGCTCTCAACCCGGACATACAAGATCGAAGTGGAAGGCGAAAAAAAGACAATGCCCTACGGAGAGATCATTGGCCTCTTTCAGAACCCCGATCGCGATCTCAGAATGCGGGCGAACAAGATCGTCTACGAGGAGCTGGGCAGGGACGAAATAATCTGGGCTAGCGCTATCCGGTCCGTCTGCACCGACCATCTGCAAATTAGCGATCTCAGGAGTTACCCAACTGCTATGACCCAGAGCCTCATTGCCAATGACGTCGACAAGGAGACTATTGATAGTCTCATGGACGCCATCGTGAAGAATACAGAACTCTATCGTCGATACTTGAAGCTCAAGGCCAAGCTAATGGGCCTTGATAAGTTGGCCAACTGGGACATCGTGGCCCCCCTTCCTAACATCCCAGAGATGGTGTATACCTGGGAGGAATCCAGAGAGGAAGTTGTCTCCGCATACTCCAACTTCGATAAACAACTTGGTGGCTGGGCTAACGAGATGTTTGAACGAAATCACATAGACGGGGAGGTAAGGAAAGGGAAGAGTTCCGGGGCCTTTTGCGCAACATGGTTGGCCGGCAAGTCAGCATACCTGCTGCAAAGCTTCAACGGCACCATGATGAACGTCAGCACCTTGGCCCATGAGTTGGGCCATGCCATCCACGCCTACCTAGGCTCAAGGGCCCAAAAGCCTAGTAACTATAACATTGGGAGCTGTATAGCTGAGTGCGGCAGTAACTTTGGCGAGCTCCTGCTCTTTGATAGACTCCTTTCCAAAGCGGATAGTAAGGAAGAAAAGCAAGCTTTCTTGGCAGCCCTGCTGGACAGCTTTGGTATGAGCGTCTTCCAAGTTTCCGCCAGGGTATTCTTCGAGCAGAGCATGTACAACGCTATAATGGAGGGCGGTTTCCTTGACGGGGAAACGGTGGCAAGCCTCTGGACGACCGCCCGGGACAAGATCTACGGGGACTCCGTGGACTGGCTGGAGGTGATGAAGTGGGAGTGGACCATGAAGGTGCATTACTATATGCCCAACTACCGCTTCTACAACTATCCATATGTCTTTGCCAAGCTCTTCGTCTTTGCTCTCTACCGCCTCTATAAGGAGCAGGGTGAGGCGTTTGTCCCCAAGCTGAAGAGCCTGCTGGCGGCGGGCTCCAGTAAGTCGCCATGGCAGCTTGGAAAAGAGTTGGGGTTCAACATCAGGAAAGGAGAATTCTGGATGAAAGGCATGAGGCAGGTTGAGGAGTTCATCAATATGCTAGAGGAAACTGTCTAA
- a CDS encoding nitrilase-related carbon-nitrogen hydrolase yields the protein MSRKLDVGAAQIGGILREESRKGIVERHIRLLEEAARRSVELLVFPEFSLTIGIAGLSLDNSELEQFCEDSMPNPSVLPIFERAKELNIGFYLGYIEKDGDRIFNSSILVGKNGEIIGKYRKSHIGGSIEPIPGRKSQYMERRYFIPGDTAFQVWNAYNGKIGMGICYDRRFPEFWRVMGMKGAELILLGFFSGGNNPSHGSHFGVFHHLLSVQAGAYWSGSWIVASAHCGMGNSVIISPSGEIIARSYSLEDEVINATIDLDYSSKIPHFSPRANTLNCHFVRDRRPDLYKIISDPKWKGVKEQ from the coding sequence ATGTCACGAAAACTTGATGTTGGAGCAGCTCAAATTGGCGGAATTTTACGTGAAGAGTCTAGAAAAGGGATTGTCGAGCGTCACATTAGACTCCTTGAAGAGGCAGCACGTCGAAGTGTTGAGCTTTTAGTGTTCCCTGAATTTTCTTTAACAATTGGTATAGCGGGATTATCCTTAGATAATTCAGAATTAGAACAATTTTGTGAGGATTCAATGCCTAATCCATCAGTTTTACCAATATTTGAGAGAGCAAAAGAGTTGAACATCGGTTTTTATCTGGGATATATCGAAAAAGATGGAGATAGGATTTTTAATTCCTCAATATTAGTGGGAAAAAATGGAGAAATAATTGGGAAATATAGAAAGTCACATATTGGTGGTAGCATCGAACCTATACCGGGACGAAAATCCCAGTATATGGAGAGACGATACTTCATTCCGGGAGATACAGCTTTTCAAGTTTGGAATGCCTATAACGGCAAAATTGGTATGGGTATTTGTTATGACCGAAGGTTCCCCGAATTTTGGCGTGTTATGGGGATGAAGGGAGCTGAGTTAATACTCTTGGGCTTTTTTAGTGGAGGAAATAATCCATCTCATGGCTCTCACTTCGGTGTTTTTCACCACTTATTATCAGTCCAGGCTGGTGCTTATTGGAGTGGGTCATGGATAGTGGCTTCTGCTCATTGTGGTATGGGTAATAGTGTAATTATATCCCCTTCAGGTGAGATAATAGCTAGATCATATAGCCTCGAGGATGAAGTAATTAACGCCACAATTGATTTAGATTATTCTAGTAAAATACCACATTTCTCACCACGTGCAAATACATTAAATTGTCATTTTGTCCGTGACCGTCGACCGGATCTCTACAAAATAATATCTGACCCCAAGTGGAAAGGAGTAAAAGAGCAATAA
- a CDS encoding pyridoxal phosphate-dependent aminotransferase, with translation MLKKKVQHIMSEYQEWFEKEILSKKWWNDVTKNRMGTERAFLRDLSAADRGLKDVIEIAPGTFRYSWPAPPMVIEAAKKALDEGHTDYIPGGGFRDFREAVAEKALREDGIEADIDKEIQPTHGVSFSFNIAGRHFLNPGDDVLLIDPDYFLGRVPNFGANVIPVPLTEPTDPNKEWVLNIEELVDRITPNSKMLVMANGNNPTGHLYTKKELEQISEVVQDEDLLVFSDELYSRCVFDGKKHYSIAALPGMKERTITSTSFSKLEAMSGLRIGYVIANSDLIKVYRSISSYETECINTIGQKAGIAALSQEALEWMQKNTLPEVQKRRDYSWEKLNKIEDVTCAKATGTYYLYPNISKYKLGNPRDIIEYFVKEAGVLVRANYGPINTEGHFRISCCAPWERLTNGLERIKEALEKLTRK, from the coding sequence ATGCTGAAAAAAAAAGTACAACACATAATGTCTGAATATCAAGAATGGTTTGAAAAGGAGATTCTTTCAAAAAAGTGGTGGAATGATGTAACAAAAAATCGAATGGGAACCGAACGTGCCTTTCTTAGGGACTTGTCTGCTGCTGATAGAGGGCTTAAAGATGTCATCGAAATCGCTCCTGGAACTTTTAGATATTCATGGCCCGCTCCACCGATGGTTATCGAAGCGGCAAAAAAGGCGTTGGACGAGGGTCACACAGATTACATACCCGGTGGAGGATTCCGAGATTTCAGAGAGGCTGTGGCCGAAAAAGCTCTGAGGGAAGATGGAATTGAAGCAGATATCGATAAAGAAATTCAACCTACACACGGTGTTTCATTCAGCTTCAACATAGCTGGACGTCACTTCCTTAATCCTGGTGATGATGTACTGCTGATCGACCCAGATTATTTTTTAGGAAGGGTGCCAAACTTCGGGGCAAATGTAATCCCTGTTCCTTTAACAGAACCAACAGACCCAAACAAGGAGTGGGTTCTTAATATCGAGGAGTTAGTAGATCGAATAACGCCTAATTCAAAAATGCTTGTTATGGCAAATGGCAATAATCCTACAGGACATTTATATACCAAAAAAGAACTGGAGCAGATATCTGAGGTAGTACAAGATGAGGACCTCCTCGTCTTCAGTGATGAACTCTATAGCAGGTGTGTATTTGACGGTAAAAAACATTATAGTATAGCTGCATTACCTGGGATGAAGGAACGAACAATTACATCAACAAGTTTCTCCAAGCTTGAGGCAATGAGTGGTTTGAGGATCGGTTACGTAATAGCCAACTCCGATCTAATAAAGGTCTACCGCTCAATATCTTCCTACGAAACTGAGTGCATTAATACTATTGGACAAAAAGCTGGTATTGCAGCTCTTTCCCAAGAGGCTCTGGAGTGGATGCAGAAAAATACTCTCCCTGAAGTTCAAAAGAGAAGAGATTATTCCTGGGAAAAACTCAATAAAATTGAAGATGTTACTTGTGCTAAGGCAACAGGAACATACTATCTCTATCCCAACATCTCCAAGTATAAGCTAGGGAATCCACGCGATATTATAGAATATTTCGTCAAGGAAGCAGGCGTTCTGGTAAGAGCAAATTATGGCCCTATCAATACTGAAGGACACTTTAGGATAAGCTGTTGTGCTCCATGGGAGCGACTAACCAATGGACTGGAACGGATAAAAGAGGCACTAGAAAAACTTACCAGAAAATGA
- a CDS encoding M55 family metallopeptidase yields the protein MKVYIAFDMEGCTGTAIKAQMGPNSSVPSAYPRAQRMGTDDVKAAIAGVLEMDPDAEILFNDGHGKNMNVFYEEFPENVSAVVNSREVYDEVFGIDDTFDALLCIGAHGPPLLADALMCHVWNAREVKFNGKSLTETGLDASLAGYYGVPLVAISGDEASVNYIQSNIAPNMATAIVKKGVGMFSAICINPKKTQKLIKKAVIDGLKRRHEIPPLTFSNPITVEINYPIQFNAYAANHFMGDERVSATKIKFVAENAKDAYFDFLSRRKLSAPRTW from the coding sequence ATGAAAGTTTACATAGCTTTTGATATGGAAGGCTGTACGGGAACAGCAATAAAAGCACAGATGGGCCCTAATTCTTCGGTACCATCTGCTTATCCACGTGCCCAAAGAATGGGGACTGACGATGTAAAAGCAGCTATTGCGGGTGTTCTAGAAATGGATCCTGATGCAGAAATTCTGTTTAATGATGGACATGGAAAAAATATGAACGTATTCTACGAAGAATTTCCAGAAAATGTTTCAGCCGTAGTAAATTCAAGAGAAGTTTATGATGAAGTGTTTGGTATCGATGATACCTTTGATGCTCTTTTATGCATAGGCGCCCATGGTCCTCCTCTCTTAGCTGATGCGCTTATGTGTCATGTGTGGAATGCTAGAGAAGTAAAATTTAATGGTAAGTCTCTTACCGAGACAGGGCTTGACGCTAGCCTAGCTGGGTATTATGGTGTTCCACTTGTAGCAATTTCGGGGGATGAAGCGTCTGTAAACTACATTCAATCAAATATTGCTCCAAATATGGCGACTGCAATAGTTAAGAAGGGAGTTGGTATGTTTAGTGCCATTTGCATTAATCCAAAAAAGACACAAAAACTCATTAAGAAAGCAGTAATAGATGGACTGAAACGTCGTCACGAAATTCCCCCGCTTACCTTTAGTAATCCCATTACTGTTGAAATAAACTATCCGATTCAGTTTAATGCTTATGCTGCAAATCACTTTATGGGAGATGAGCGGGTCTCAGCTACTAAGATCAAATTTGTTGCTGAGAATGCCAAAGATGCCTATTTCGACTTTTTATCACGAAGAAAACTAAGTGCACCTAGAACATGGTAA
- a CDS encoding alpha/beta hydrolase translates to MSSGYKHSWLNIDGVKTHYIEAGKGDPFILIHGGGAGSSGEANYGDIIGLLGENFHALAPDVIGFGYTVPRGPQDYPGHAQGDFLIRFIEVLNEGPVYLAGNSHGGFLSQWVAHNRPDLVSRLIIINSLNGTHPLPSRRYIYAPGGHQSTKPDPESIRQKLINFYSHKDLVTDERVKRSYEITLQNYEYAEKRGRVNSSTIEDANRNLSYNGRHISEWGSELKMPVLLTWSEPGSKIEWGLRHFFKVPGCEMHLFPWSGHHVQTDQSDRWVQVVTNWLLNEPARHPEEPRKLMNRRWRDSWLDVGDIKAHYIEAGQGDTIVLAHGGGPGFGTPWAATVNHLSEYFHVVAPDIVGAGFTAPRGPEDYPGHAQGDFLIKFIVALDVGPVYLAGQSHGGFLSQWVAHKRPDLVRRLIISNSLNGTHPIPPLPEGQKYIYAPGGHQWSVPSKESIKERLSPHFEPSEITEEVINRYYENLKKTISYNDMRGKTVNYSVESANVNLSYKGKHISEWGSELKIPVMLLWSEPGSKIEWGLRHFFKVPNCEMHLFPWSGHGLHRDQVERWVQIVTDWLNNKTARPPN, encoded by the coding sequence ATGTCAAGTGGTTATAAACATTCTTGGCTTAATATCGATGGGGTTAAAACCCATTACATAGAGGCCGGCAAGGGTGACCCCTTCATTCTCATACACGGTGGTGGAGCCGGTTCTTCTGGGGAGGCTAACTACGGAGACATTATTGGCCTCCTAGGAGAGAACTTTCATGCCTTAGCTCCTGATGTGATAGGATTCGGCTATACTGTTCCTCGGGGGCCTCAAGATTATCCGGGGCACGCCCAGGGAGACTTTCTCATCAGGTTCATTGAGGTCCTAAACGAGGGACCTGTTTACTTAGCTGGCAACTCCCACGGGGGATTTCTGTCCCAGTGGGTGGCACATAACAGGCCGGACCTGGTCAGCAGGCTTATAATTATCAACAGCCTGAATGGGACTCATCCGCTTCCAAGCAGGAGATATATCTACGCCCCAGGGGGGCACCAATCCACAAAACCTGACCCGGAAAGCATCAGACAAAAGTTGATCAATTTCTACTCTCATAAAGACCTTGTAACCGATGAAAGAGTAAAGAGAAGTTATGAAATAACTTTGCAAAACTATGAGTATGCCGAAAAAAGAGGAAGAGTGAACAGCTCCACTATAGAGGATGCCAACAGGAACCTCAGTTACAACGGAAGACACATTTCTGAGTGGGGTTCTGAGTTGAAGATGCCTGTGTTGCTAACTTGGAGCGAGCCAGGGTCCAAGATAGAGTGGGGCCTAAGACATTTCTTCAAGGTTCCCGGCTGCGAGATGCACTTATTCCCCTGGTCCGGCCATCATGTTCAGACTGATCAGAGTGATCGTTGGGTCCAGGTTGTCACTAACTGGCTGCTGAACGAACCGGCACGACATCCCGAAGAACCACGCAAACTTATGAACAGACGTTGGAGAGATTCTTGGCTCGATGTCGGAGATATCAAAGCACATTACATCGAAGCAGGTCAGGGAGATACGATTGTACTCGCTCACGGAGGTGGACCTGGTTTCGGTACTCCTTGGGCTGCCACTGTTAATCATTTGAGTGAATATTTCCATGTAGTTGCTCCCGATATTGTTGGTGCGGGTTTCACAGCCCCAAGAGGACCGGAGGACTATCCGGGGCACGCCCAGGGAGACTTTCTTATCAAGTTTATTGTAGCTCTGGATGTAGGGCCGGTCTATCTGGCAGGGCAGTCTCATGGAGGTTTCTTATCGCAATGGGTGGCCCACAAAAGGCCGGACCTTGTAAGGAGATTGATTATATCAAACAGCCTAAATGGAACTCATCCAATTCCGCCGCTACCTGAGGGACAAAAATACATCTATGCTCCTGGTGGACATCAGTGGAGTGTCCCATCAAAAGAAAGTATAAAAGAACGTCTATCCCCGCATTTTGAACCTAGCGAAATCACCGAAGAAGTAATTAATCGTTATTATGAGAATTTGAAAAAAACCATAAGCTATAATGATATGAGAGGAAAAACTGTTAATTATTCGGTAGAATCCGCCAACGTGAACCTCAGTTACAAGGGTAAGCATATCTCGGAGTGGGGTTCAGAGTTGAAAATACCTGTAATGCTCTTGTGGAGTGAACCTGGATCGAAGATTGAGTGGGGTCTGCGACATTTTTTCAAGGTACCTAATTGTGAGATGCACTTGTTTCCTTGGTCTGGGCACGGGTTGCATCGGGATCAAGTGGAGAGATGGGTTCAGATAGTTACAGACTGGTTAAACAATAAAACAGCAAGACCGCCAAACTAG
- a CDS encoding DegT/DnrJ/EryC1/StrS family aminotransferase yields the protein MNMDKTIANPYINKMFAITQEEVDAVHKVLSTPRYPIYGEQIENFEKEFAEYVGTKYAVAVSSGTAGLHLAYIACDFKPGDEIITQSHSFYSVTDMMIFQGVKPVFCDIDEESFTMDPNDAQQKVTSKTKALVPTHLNGHPSDMGPIMDLASDNNLIVIENAAHALGARYKSKKVGTFGDLNMFSFAPGKHVTTMGDGGMVTTDNEELAQKVKMLHNHGRGQVMKKIDKRGFPLHLGNDLLGYNYRMSEIDAAIGRVQLKRFMNGKAGPEIRRDHVREFEKLFEGTPVTIPVEKDWAYHSFCRFVTKVPNRDELWLFLKKNGIRGGMPYSPPIHLNRTYRDRFGFKKGMLPVTEKVTKELLSFPLRRIVEYLPPENSEKISDSIHKFYNEKQN from the coding sequence ATGAATATGGACAAAACAATTGCAAACCCGTACATAAACAAAATGTTTGCAATAACCCAAGAAGAAGTGGATGCAGTTCACAAAGTCCTTTCCACGCCGAGATATCCCATCTATGGGGAGCAAATTGAAAATTTTGAGAAGGAATTCGCGGAATATGTAGGGACTAAATATGCAGTCGCCGTCAGCTCAGGTACCGCAGGACTACATCTAGCCTATATTGCGTGTGACTTTAAACCCGGCGACGAGATAATCACTCAATCACACTCATTCTATTCAGTCACAGATATGATGATTTTTCAGGGAGTAAAACCTGTTTTCTGTGATATTGATGAAGAAAGTTTTACTATGGATCCTAATGATGCACAGCAAAAAGTGACATCTAAAACCAAAGCACTAGTACCGACTCATCTAAATGGGCATCCATCAGATATGGGTCCAATAATGGACTTAGCATCAGACAACAATCTCATAGTGATTGAAAACGCGGCTCATGCCTTAGGAGCCAGATATAAGAGCAAGAAAGTTGGTACTTTCGGCGATCTTAATATGTTCAGCTTTGCCCCGGGTAAACATGTCACAACCATGGGTGATGGCGGAATGGTGACTACCGACAATGAAGAACTAGCTCAAAAAGTGAAAATGCTCCATAATCACGGACGCGGTCAAGTTATGAAAAAAATAGATAAAAGGGGTTTTCCTTTGCATTTAGGAAATGACTTACTTGGATATAACTATAGGATGAGCGAGATCGACGCTGCAATTGGCAGAGTTCAATTAAAACGATTTATGAATGGAAAAGCTGGACCAGAAATCCGTAGAGATCATGTAAGAGAGTTTGAGAAACTTTTCGAAGGAACTCCAGTAACAATACCTGTTGAGAAAGATTGGGCTTATCATTCGTTCTGTCGTTTCGTAACCAAAGTTCCAAACCGAGATGAGCTGTGGTTATTCCTAAAAAAGAACGGGATACGCGGAGGAATGCCCTATTCCCCACCAATTCATCTTAATAGAACCTATAGGGATAGATTTGGATTTAAGAAGGGCATGCTGCCGGTTACAGAGAAAGTGACCAAAGAACTTTTGTCCTTCCCTTTGCGCCGCATTGTTGAATACTTACCTCCTGAAAACAGTGAAAAGATCTCTGATTCTATTCATAAATTCTATAATGAAAAGCAAAATTGA
- a CDS encoding DPP IV N-terminal domain-containing protein, giving the protein MLTLDDIFGPDVDWNGVSMQNLQWTSDSSAFLYVDDDPDGETKNIYQERVDDGKRDVLIEGKFLVLNQSSSNIPINGFQVTDDGLYFLIAGPSEQPRFLFGTPPSDIHYYVYDAQTCALMPLSDIAGGQKHAKIAPDGTKIGFVRGGNLFMFDRSSGIESQLTFDGNEDILNGLNKGFGEDGWYWSPDSKRIVFVHVDQTAVRTVPLIDYMTTYPKVHRIKYPKSGETNWRLSIGVFHLETGQTTWLKLGPETDVYFPRLKWTRDPSLVAIERLNRQQNKLELLFANIDTGESKVILTETDPYWVRIDDDLTFLKDSDRFIWTSERSGYKHAYLYDYDGRQVNQITRGEWEMNAGRSTRSVLCVDEADGWMYFDGKRDGVTEQHLYRIRLDGQMMQRLSKKPGWHSASFSPNAKSFMKTFSDVNTPPKISIHRSEGSLIRVVKGGELSSLAEFDLAEPEFLTVRTGNGISLNAVMTRPVDFKRERKYPVIFYAYGGVSSQSVVNRWGGARGLWHKLMTQKGYIVFTIDNRGTGGRGKVFENFMYQNLGTVPLQDHIEGAKYLAGFSYVDPLRFGIWGRSGGGYLTCLALTEGSDYFKVGIAQASVTNYLLYSSVWAERYLGLLPENKNAYNKEAVVTYAHKLRGHLMLVHGMADDNVQLQNTLEVAEAFQNSNKQFDLMLYHGRDHPLRGGNTQLHLFTLMTEYFLRHLSIGSQ; this is encoded by the coding sequence TTGCTTACGCTCGATGACATATTCGGGCCTGACGTAGATTGGAACGGAGTGTCCATGCAGAATCTTCAATGGACTTCCGACAGTTCGGCGTTCTTGTATGTGGATGATGATCCTGACGGTGAAACCAAGAACATATATCAAGAACGGGTCGATGATGGTAAACGCGACGTCCTTATCGAAGGAAAATTTCTGGTGCTTAACCAGAGCAGCTCAAACATCCCAATCAATGGTTTTCAGGTGACTGACGACGGTCTATATTTCCTGATTGCCGGACCTTCTGAGCAACCAAGGTTCCTTTTCGGAACCCCACCCAGTGATATTCATTACTACGTCTATGATGCACAAACTTGCGCGCTAATGCCTTTATCCGATATCGCTGGCGGCCAAAAGCACGCTAAGATAGCGCCCGACGGCACCAAAATCGGGTTCGTCAGGGGCGGAAACCTGTTTATGTTTGATCGTTCATCCGGCATCGAAAGCCAGCTAACATTTGATGGGAACGAGGACATCTTGAACGGATTAAACAAGGGCTTTGGAGAGGACGGATGGTACTGGTCGCCAGATAGCAAGCGGATTGTTTTCGTGCACGTGGACCAGACTGCCGTACGCACGGTTCCTCTCATTGACTACATGACGACATATCCTAAGGTTCACCGAATTAAGTACCCAAAGTCGGGGGAGACGAACTGGAGGCTGAGTATCGGCGTCTTCCACCTTGAGACGGGTCAGACGACCTGGCTGAAACTCGGCCCCGAAACTGACGTCTATTTCCCTCGGCTTAAGTGGACACGAGACCCTTCGTTGGTGGCAATAGAGCGACTTAACCGGCAGCAAAATAAATTAGAACTGCTTTTTGCCAACATAGATACAGGCGAGTCTAAGGTAATTCTAACAGAGACTGATCCCTACTGGGTACGTATTGACGATGACCTGACTTTCCTAAAGGACTCTGACCGCTTCATTTGGACATCCGAACGCAGTGGGTATAAACACGCTTACCTGTACGACTACGATGGCCGTCAGGTAAACCAGATCACGAGGGGAGAATGGGAGATGAATGCCGGTAGATCGACCCGATCTGTGCTCTGTGTTGATGAGGCGGATGGCTGGATGTACTTCGATGGCAAAAGGGATGGGGTCACCGAACAGCATCTCTACCGCATTAGGCTCGACGGTCAGATGATGCAACGCCTCAGCAAAAAACCCGGATGGCACTCCGCGTCATTCTCACCGAATGCCAAGAGTTTTATGAAAACATTCTCCGACGTGAACACTCCGCCAAAGATAAGCATCCACCGATCTGAGGGGTCCCTCATCAGAGTAGTGAAAGGGGGTGAATTGTCAAGCTTGGCGGAATTCGATCTCGCGGAGCCTGAGTTCCTAACGGTTCGCACAGGTAACGGCATATCTCTAAATGCGGTCATGACACGGCCGGTTGACTTTAAACGGGAAAGAAAGTATCCGGTCATCTTCTACGCATATGGGGGAGTTAGCTCCCAGTCAGTCGTCAATCGGTGGGGCGGGGCACGGGGACTCTGGCATAAGCTAATGACCCAAAAGGGATACATTGTGTTTACTATTGATAACCGTGGTACCGGTGGTCGTGGAAAGGTATTTGAGAATTTTATGTACCAGAACCTAGGCACAGTGCCCCTGCAGGATCACATTGAAGGGGCAAAGTACCTTGCAGGTTTTTCCTATGTAGATCCGTTACGCTTTGGCATCTGGGGTCGGAGTGGAGGGGGATATCTCACATGTCTGGCTTTGACCGAGGGATCGGACTACTTTAAAGTTGGAATTGCCCAGGCGTCAGTCACGAACTATCTCCTCTATTCTAGCGTCTGGGCGGAGAGATATTTGGGGCTGCTCCCGGAGAATAAGAACGCCTACAATAAGGAGGCGGTGGTCACCTACGCGCATAAACTGAGGGGCCACCTTATGCTGGTGCATGGGATGGCGGATGACAATGTGCAACTGCAGAACACTCTAGAGGTGGCGGAGGCGTTCCAGAACTCTAACAAACAGTTTGACCTAATGTTATACCATGGGCGGGATCATCCGCTTCGAGGCGGGAACACCCAACTCCACCTGTTCACCCTGATGACCGAATACTTCCTGCGACATCTATCCATCGGGTCACAATAA
- a CDS encoding lactate utilization protein, whose translation MDGRISRTMENLKKHNINCFFVKDEREAREKVLELVEPGASVGMGGSMSVHSISVVPELEKRNTMFNPYDREGKVDKSKNQTAIRRMGLVADYFLTGTNSITEDGYIVNTDGMGNRVGAISFGPKKLILVAGVNKLVPDVHGALERIRTVAAPLNGKRHSWDDIPCATTNDPDCNLCISTHRQCNSTLITHNSRDPERINIVLVDKDLGY comes from the coding sequence ATGGATGGCCGAATAAGCAGGACGATGGAGAATCTAAAGAAGCATAATATTAACTGCTTTTTCGTGAAGGACGAAAGGGAGGCTCGGGAGAAGGTCTTAGAGCTGGTGGAGCCAGGCGCTTCAGTGGGCATGGGTGGCTCAATGAGCGTCCACTCTATCAGCGTGGTACCTGAGCTCGAGAAGAGGAACACAATGTTCAACCCTTACGATCGGGAAGGGAAGGTAGATAAATCCAAGAACCAGACTGCAATTAGGCGGATGGGTTTGGTAGCAGACTATTTTCTCACGGGAACCAACTCCATCACAGAGGACGGTTACATCGTTAACACAGATGGAATGGGTAACCGGGTAGGTGCAATCTCCTTCGGGCCAAAGAAGCTGATTCTGGTAGCTGGAGTTAATAAGCTAGTACCGGATGTCCACGGGGCTCTTGAGCGGATAAGAACAGTAGCAGCTCCGTTGAATGGAAAGCGCCATAGCTGGGATGATATTCCCTGTGCTACGACGAACGACCCTGACTGTAACCTATGCATTTCCACTCATAGGCAGTGCAACTCGACACTGATCACCCATAACTCACGGGACCCGGAACGGATCAACATCGTCCTTGTGGATAAAGACCTAGGATACTGA
- a CDS encoding twin-arginine translocase TatA/TatE family subunit, which produces MMGLHTPELIIIIFMILLLFRGKKLPELARSMGLAVQEYTRVTKGPVKYIESKTMDEKDEERGAILKAARKIDKKTTGTDILEISQDIPRTAGQKED; this is translated from the coding sequence ATGATGGGACTTCATACCCCCGAACTGATCATTATAATTTTCATGATTCTCCTGTTATTTAGAGGGAAGAAACTCCCTGAACTTGCCCGTTCTATGGGATTAGCGGTCCAAGAGTACACAAGGGTAACCAAGGGTCCCGTAAAATATATTGAATCAAAAACCATGGACGAGAAGGATGAGGAAAGAGGGGCGATCCTCAAAGCGGCTAGGAAGATAGACAAAAAGACAACGGGAACTGACATCCTCGAAATCTCCCAGGACATCCCGAGGACTGCGGGTCAGAAAGAGGATTAG